The region TCCTGTAAATAAATTCGTGGCGGGATTCATAGGTTCCCCCACCATGAACTTTCTGGATGTGGATGTGCTGGAAGAGGATGGAACAGTCTGGCTTCTGGGACAGGGGTGGCGGCTTCCTCTGGAAGGATATCAGGCCAGCAAACTGAAAGACAAAGGGTACACGGGAAAACGGATAACCCTGGGAATCAGGCCGGAAGATCTTCATCAGGAAGAATGCAGCGGGAAAAACGGTTCCAGTGGTTTGAACGGAAATGGCAGCGGGTGGATTGGAGCTTACATAAGTGTCAGGGAAATGCTGGGAAGCGAGGTGCTTCTTCACGGGAATACAGGGGATACGGGACAGCTGTCGGCCAGAATGCCGGCGTCCTGCCGGGTGAAGCCGGGAGAATTTCTCCGTCTTTACGTGGATATGCCTCAAATTAAGCTTTTTGACATACAGACAGAAGAAAATATTTTATTTGATTAGGAGACAGTGATGAAATCAGATTCATTATTAAAAAAGGCAGGGCCTTATGGATATATTTTACCGGCCCTCCTGGTGTTTGCCGTATTCCTGTTTTACCCGTTTTTCAAGACCATTTACCTGAGTCTTTATAAGACAAATAAAATGGGGCAGGCCAAGCTGTTTGTGGGACTGGGCAACTATGTGGAGCTGTTCAAGTCGGCTTCCTTTTATAACAGTCTGGCAGTGACCTTCCTGTTCGTGGCAATCGTGGTGGTGGGAAGCATGGCCCTGGGACTCCTGGCAGCTGTACTGTGCAATAAGGCATTTCCGGGAATCCGTATATTCAGCACGGCGTATGCTCTGCCCATGGCCATCGCGTCCAGTTCCGCGGCCATGATATTTAAAATCATGCTTCATCCTTCCATCGGCATTATGAACAAGCTGCTGGGACTCAATATCAATTGGATCAATGCTCCCAAATACGCGCTTGTATGTGTGGCTCTGCTGACAGCCTGGCTTAACAGTGGAATCAACTTCCTGTATTTCAGCGCCGGACTCAGCAATATTGATGATACCATCTACGAGAGGGCATCCGTGGATGGGGCTAACGGGATTCAGAAATTTCTCCGGCTGACGCTGCCGGGCCTCAGCCCAATCATGTTTTATACCATCGTAGTGAATATCATACAGGCATTCCAGTCCTTTGGTCAGGTGAAGATACTGACCCAGGGCGGACCGGGGGAATCCACAAATCTGATTGTGTACTCCATTTACAGGGATGCGTTTTTTAACTACAGGTTTGGCAGCGCGGCGGCGCAGTCCGTCATACTGTTTGCCATCATCATGGTCATGACGCTTTTGATGTTTAAGGCAGAGAAGAAAGGAGTCAGCTATTAATGGAACAGACACTGGCCATAAAGGGCCGCGGCAGGGTCAGCCGCGAGGAAATCATTAAAATACAGGAGGAAGCCAACCGAAAAGCCATGACTGTAAGGAGAGTCAGGACCGGAGCCCTGATTGCTGCCAATGTGCTGGTATCCCTTTTCATTCTTCTGCCGCTGCTGTATGCGGTCAGCGTGGCATTCATGCCGCCTGGCGAACTGTTCACCACGGAAATGAATCTGGTGCCCAGGCAGCCCACGTTGGACAATTTCAGGCAGGCCCTGGTGAAAATACCGCTGGTGAGGTTTGTGTGCAACTCCTTTATCACAGCCGGACTGATAACAGTGGGACAGATTATTTCCTGTTCCCTGGCAGCGTTTTCCTTCTCCTTCCTGGAGTTTAAGGGCAAAAACGTACTTTTCATGCTGGTAATGGCCACCATGATGATTCCGGGAGAGGCCACCATCATATCAAATTATCTGACGGTGAGTCAGTGGAACTGGCTGGATTCCTATCAGGTGCTGATTGTGCCCTATCTTACGTCGGCAATGGGAATCTTTCTGTTCCGGCAGTTTTATAAATCATTTCCCATCTCTTTGTACGAGTCCGCAAAGATAGACGGCTGCGGAAATCTCAGGTTCATTTTTTGCATCCTGCTTCCGCTTACAAAGTCGGCCATCGGGGCCATGGCGGTGTATACCTTTATCAATGCCTGGAACATGTATATGTGGCCTTTGCTGGTGACCGGATCCAACGAAATGAGAACCGTGCAAATTGGTATCAGCATGTTAAACAGCGTGGACGCCCAGTCCATTACCTTGATGATTGCAGGCGTGGTTATGATAATCCTGCCGTCCATTTCCATCTTTATATTGGGACAGAAACAGCTGATACGGGGCATGTTCTCAGGAGCAGTAAAAGGTTAGGCACACCCGGAAAAGTTTATGGAATCAAATGAAATAAGAATAAATTATAAACGGAGGAATAACAATTATGAAAAAGAGATTAATCGGTTATGCTGCAGCTTTACTGGCAGTATCCATGCTGGCAGGGTGCGGTGCGCCGGCGGCGGGCACGGGCGCTGCCGCTGACCCGGGCTCCCGGTCGGGCGCATCCCAGCCGGGTACATCCCAGGCAGATGGTTCTCAGGCAGGCACATCTCAGGCAGATGGTTCCCAGACAGATGCCTTTCAAAATGCAGGCGCAGAGGGCGCGTCCATCACCTTCTGGCATTCCATGGGCGGAGTGAACGGAGAAGCATTGGAGTATCTGGTTAATAAGTTTAATTCAGAAAACACCATGGGAATCCAGGTGGAGGCCCAGTATCAGGGAGAGTATGACGATGCCATCAACAAACTGAAAAGCGCCCAGATTGGCAATATGGGTGCGGATTTGGTGCAGATTTACGACATTGGAACCAGGTTCATGATTGATTCCGGGTGGGTGGTCCCCATGCAGGAGTTAATCGACGCGGACGGATGGGATAAAACACAGATTGAACCTAACATCGCCGCGTATTATACTGTAGGTGACACCTTATATTCCATGCCCTTTAACTCATCCACGCCTTTGCTGTACTACAACAAGGATATGTTTGACAAGGCGGGCATTACTCAGGCGCCTCAGAGCCTTGGGGAGATCGGCCGGATTGCCGGTGATTTGGTGAACAAGGGCGGGGCCGGAGAACCTATATCCCTGAGCATTTACGGTTGGTTTTTCGAGCAGTTTACCTGCAAGCAGGGGCAGAATTATGTAAACAACGGAAATGGACGAAAGGCAGCTGCCACAACAGTTGAATTTGACCAGAACGGAGCGGGAGCAAAGACACTGGCGGCCTGGAAGGAACTGTACGACAAGGGATACGCTCCCAATGTAGGCAGAGGCGGCGACGCGGGACTGGCAGATTTCAGCTCCGGCAAGTCTGCCATGACCCTTGGATCCACTGCTTCCTTAAAGCAGATTCTGGAAGACGTAAATGGCAAGTTCGAGGTGGGAACCGCTTATTTCCCCATGGTCAGTGACAGCGATAAAGGCGGAGTGTCCATTGGAGGAGCCTCTCTCTGGGCTCTGAACAATGAGGATGAGGCTAAGAAGGCCGCCACATGGGAGTTCGTTAAGTTCCTTGTTTCACCGGAGAGCCAGGCTTACTGGAACGCTCAGACAGGATATTTCCCTGTGACTGTGAAGGCCCACGAGGAACCTGTATTTAAGGAGAATCTGGAAAAATATCCCCAGTTCGGTACTGCTATTGACCAGCTTCATGATTCCACTCCCCAGTCAGCAGGCGCTTTGCTCAGCGTATTTCCTGAGGCCAGGCAGGTGGTTGAAACGGAGATAGAGAACATGCTTAATAATGGAACCAGCCCTGATGAGGCTGCGTCTAAGATGGCGCAGCAGATTAATAAGGCAATCGAGGAATATAACCTGCTCAATGAATGATAATCATGGATCGGAGGGTATACTGAGTATGAAGACACAGATTTGGGCCCACAGAGGCGCATCGGCTTACGCGCCGGAGAATACACTGGAGGCATTCCGGCTGGCAGCGGAAATGGGAGCCGACGGGGTGGAGCTGGATGTCCAGTTAAGCAGGGACGGTGAGCTTGTGGTGGCTCATGATGAGACCATCGACAGGGTGAGCAACGGCACAGGGTATATAAAAGATTATACCCTGGCCCAGCTTAAGGAACTGTCCTTTAACAGGCTGTTTCCCGCCTTTAAGGAGGCCCGGATTCCTACGCTTTTGGAAGTCTATGAATTGTTAAAGCCTGCGGGACTGACGGTGAATGTGGAGCTTAAGACCGGCATCATACTCTACCCTGAGATTGAGGAAAAGGTACTGGCTCTCACTGCTTCCATGGGGATGGAGGACAGGGTGATTTATTCATCCTTCTGCCACCCCAGCCTGGTAAGGCTTAAGGAACTGAACAGCGGCCTTAAGACAGGGCTTCTGTACTCGGACGGCTGGATTGGCGCGGCAGACTATGGGCGGCGTACAGTGGGGGTGGATGCCCTGCATCCGGCCCTGTACCACATGCAGGATCCGGATCTTATCCCGGCTGCCAGAAGGCAGGGACTGGCAGTGAATGTATGGACGGTCAATGAAGAACCGCATATGGAAATGCTGGTGCGGCAGAAAGTGGACGCTATCATTACTAACCGGCCGGACCTGTGCAGGCGGGTCGTTGACAGGTACACAGACCTATGACAGAATATTTGACAGAAAGCAGGCATATATGATAAGACTGGTTGCAATTGACATGGACGGCACCCTCCTGCGCCCTGACGGGCATATTTCAGAGAGGAATGTGCGTGCGCTTAAA is a window of Enterocloster clostridioformis DNA encoding:
- a CDS encoding ABC transporter substrate-binding protein, which translates into the protein MKKRLIGYAAALLAVSMLAGCGAPAAGTGAAADPGSRSGASQPGTSQADGSQAGTSQADGSQTDAFQNAGAEGASITFWHSMGGVNGEALEYLVNKFNSENTMGIQVEAQYQGEYDDAINKLKSAQIGNMGADLVQIYDIGTRFMIDSGWVVPMQELIDADGWDKTQIEPNIAAYYTVGDTLYSMPFNSSTPLLYYNKDMFDKAGITQAPQSLGEIGRIAGDLVNKGGAGEPISLSIYGWFFEQFTCKQGQNYVNNGNGRKAAATTVEFDQNGAGAKTLAAWKELYDKGYAPNVGRGGDAGLADFSSGKSAMTLGSTASLKQILEDVNGKFEVGTAYFPMVSDSDKGGVSIGGASLWALNNEDEAKKAATWEFVKFLVSPESQAYWNAQTGYFPVTVKAHEEPVFKENLEKYPQFGTAIDQLHDSTPQSAGALLSVFPEARQVVETEIENMLNNGTSPDEAASKMAQQINKAIEEYNLLNE
- a CDS encoding carbohydrate ABC transporter permease gives rise to the protein MKSDSLLKKAGPYGYILPALLVFAVFLFYPFFKTIYLSLYKTNKMGQAKLFVGLGNYVELFKSASFYNSLAVTFLFVAIVVVGSMALGLLAAVLCNKAFPGIRIFSTAYALPMAIASSSAAMIFKIMLHPSIGIMNKLLGLNINWINAPKYALVCVALLTAWLNSGINFLYFSAGLSNIDDTIYERASVDGANGIQKFLRLTLPGLSPIMFYTIVVNIIQAFQSFGQVKILTQGGPGESTNLIVYSIYRDAFFNYRFGSAAAQSVILFAIIMVMTLLMFKAEKKGVSY
- a CDS encoding carbohydrate ABC transporter permease, with the protein product MEQTLAIKGRGRVSREEIIKIQEEANRKAMTVRRVRTGALIAANVLVSLFILLPLLYAVSVAFMPPGELFTTEMNLVPRQPTLDNFRQALVKIPLVRFVCNSFITAGLITVGQIISCSLAAFSFSFLEFKGKNVLFMLVMATMMIPGEATIISNYLTVSQWNWLDSYQVLIVPYLTSAMGIFLFRQFYKSFPISLYESAKIDGCGNLRFIFCILLPLTKSAIGAMAVYTFINAWNMYMWPLLVTGSNEMRTVQIGISMLNSVDAQSITLMIAGVVMIILPSISIFILGQKQLIRGMFSGAVKG
- a CDS encoding glycerophosphodiester phosphodiesterase produces the protein MKTQIWAHRGASAYAPENTLEAFRLAAEMGADGVELDVQLSRDGELVVAHDETIDRVSNGTGYIKDYTLAQLKELSFNRLFPAFKEARIPTLLEVYELLKPAGLTVNVELKTGIILYPEIEEKVLALTASMGMEDRVIYSSFCHPSLVRLKELNSGLKTGLLYSDGWIGAADYGRRTVGVDALHPALYHMQDPDLIPAARRQGLAVNVWTVNEEPHMEMLVRQKVDAIITNRPDLCRRVVDRYTDL